A single region of the Saprospiraceae bacterium genome encodes:
- a CDS encoding sugar phosphate isomerase/epimerase, which translates to MEKFNNQGISRRRFIGTTTSLLAGVAVGAPSLIGAPSILKFYNKPNSIINGVQIGVITYSFRSMEDQSAEATLKYIIDSGISATELMGDPAEAFAGKPVSTIDRRAYFQLMRAQRSGEELTADQKKELADMEAQMEAYNKEVATWRATVSMSKFSELKKMFKEAGVRIYGFKPNAFGKNNSDAEIDYGMRAAKALGASHITLEHPSDDAHTMRLGNLAKKHKIYVGYHGHEQQTPTFWDTALGQSKYNALNIDIGHYVAAGNTAPLDILKAQHKRIMSMHLKDRQTPANGKNNLPWGQGDTPIIPVLQLMRDQKYKFPATVELEYNIPEGSNAVAEVRKCLDYCRKALG; encoded by the coding sequence ATGGAAAAATTTAACAACCAAGGCATTTCCCGCCGTCGCTTTATTGGAACAACAACCTCTCTTTTGGCCGGCGTGGCAGTTGGCGCACCATCACTTATCGGTGCACCATCCATACTGAAGTTCTATAACAAGCCCAACTCCATAATAAACGGTGTCCAGATTGGCGTTATTACCTACTCTTTCAGAAGTATGGAGGACCAAAGTGCAGAAGCCACTTTAAAGTATATCATCGACAGCGGCATTAGTGCAACCGAACTGATGGGCGATCCCGCAGAGGCCTTTGCCGGAAAACCTGTCAGCACCATCGACCGCCGTGCTTATTTTCAGCTGATGAGGGCTCAACGTAGCGGAGAGGAACTAACTGCCGATCAAAAAAAGGAACTGGCAGATATGGAAGCTCAAATGGAAGCCTACAATAAAGAGGTGGCGACTTGGCGGGCAACCGTTTCTATGAGTAAGTTTTCAGAATTGAAGAAAATGTTCAAGGAAGCCGGGGTTCGGATTTATGGATTTAAACCCAATGCCTTTGGTAAAAACAATTCAGATGCGGAGATTGACTATGGCATGCGTGCTGCAAAAGCCTTAGGCGCAAGCCATATTACGCTTGAACATCCTAGTGATGATGCCCATACGATGAGGTTAGGAAATTTGGCCAAAAAACATAAAATTTATGTCGGCTATCATGGCCACGAACAACAGACACCCACTTTTTGGGATACCGCTTTGGGGCAAAGCAAATACAATGCCTTGAACATCGACATTGGTCACTATGTTGCTGCTGGTAATACCGCACCCCTTGACATTCTCAAGGCCCAACACAAACGGATCATGAGTATGCATCTCAAAGACCGCCAAACGCCGGCAAATGGTAAAAATAACCTTCCTTGGGGCCAAGGCGATACCCCTATCATTCCCGTTCTTCAATTGATGAGAGACCAGAAATACAAGTTTCCTGCAACCGTTGAATTGGAATATAATATTCCTGAAGGATCAAATGCAGTGGCAGAGGTCCGCAAATGCTTAGATTATTGTCGGAAGGCTTTAGGTTGA
- a CDS encoding response regulator, producing the protein MSIAPRNTGLLFFILLYTVIVNAQPSAQSFIARKDAGGKDQNLEIISYRQLDGQTGKMLVLTEQLKKEGSIVLKPHDKAFVLEVGFLDKKPPIILTYAYRLKGLDHEWRHHQQGEIRIYDLPAGKYEMEVKAQLANGHWLPDSLTLSITVQQPFYGQTWFKLVSLLFFLFLIGGWIHLRNVQNKSETLRLEARVAMRTSELQRDKQIIEQQAEALRALDAMKSRFFANISHELRTPLTLILGPVSHLLARQPADTRDITSLTLIKQHAQKLLDLVNEILDLSKIESGKLQLEKKVIPIVPFLKRLVESFESLAQYQDIQLDFNCDILPETCFLLDGPKLEKIVTNLISNALKFTPCGGQVVMNIQKKDQCLLLEVVDNGTGIHPDDLPYVFDRFYQSGQLNYKAEGGTGIGLALSMELAHLMQAKLWVQSDYGKGAHFFLEIPYQEANPSPAEMVIPAERKEWAGFSTNELLSASAPSSSAKRQKVLVVEDNQDMQLYLKVILEPHFQLVLAKNGEEALLVLEDNASAEIDLIISDVMMPVMDGFTLLQELKRHAKWQLIPVIMLTARAAEEDRMAALRVGVDDYILKPFQPEELLIRSQNILKNDQVRKKYLQSLAVLTTVAASDQVESTLQKQIAPPGLSPQNDAIWLAKLKENVKQHLHSFDFNIDELAYQLAISRRHLSRKVKSLTGLTVNQYIQEIRLQEARHLLESEAITSVKAVAYRLGMKDVKYFSKLYIQRFGKRPSDFL; encoded by the coding sequence ATGTCCATTGCCCCCAGGAACACCGGCCTTCTTTTTTTCATTTTACTATACACTGTAATAGTAAATGCACAGCCTTCTGCCCAGTCCTTTATCGCCCGTAAGGACGCTGGTGGCAAAGACCAAAACCTCGAAATTATATCTTATCGACAACTGGATGGCCAAACCGGGAAGATGCTCGTCCTGACTGAGCAACTTAAAAAAGAGGGGAGTATTGTTTTGAAACCTCATGATAAGGCCTTTGTTTTAGAGGTTGGATTTTTGGATAAGAAGCCCCCGATTATACTCACCTATGCCTATCGCCTAAAGGGGCTTGACCACGAGTGGCGGCACCACCAACAAGGCGAAATTCGGATTTATGATTTGCCCGCCGGGAAATATGAAATGGAAGTGAAGGCACAGCTTGCCAATGGACATTGGTTGCCCGATAGTTTGACCCTTTCGATCACCGTTCAACAGCCATTTTATGGGCAAACCTGGTTCAAATTAGTTAGTCTGCTTTTTTTTCTTTTTTTAATTGGTGGATGGATACACCTGAGAAATGTCCAGAATAAGTCCGAAACCCTACGCCTGGAGGCTAGGGTTGCCATGCGGACTAGTGAACTCCAGCGAGATAAACAAATTATTGAGCAACAGGCTGAAGCGTTGCGAGCACTGGATGCCATGAAATCCCGTTTTTTCGCCAATATCTCTCATGAACTTAGAACACCACTGACACTAATTCTGGGCCCCGTGAGTCACCTCTTAGCGCGACAGCCAGCAGATACACGCGATATAACTTCTTTGACCTTGATAAAGCAGCATGCTCAAAAACTATTGGATCTGGTTAACGAAATCCTGGATTTATCTAAAATTGAATCCGGTAAGCTGCAACTGGAGAAAAAAGTGATTCCTATTGTCCCTTTTCTCAAAAGATTGGTCGAATCTTTCGAGTCTTTGGCACAATACCAGGACATTCAATTGGACTTTAATTGCGATATCCTGCCAGAAACCTGTTTTTTGTTAGATGGCCCAAAATTAGAAAAAATTGTTACCAACCTGATTTCCAACGCCTTGAAATTTACGCCATGCGGTGGCCAGGTTGTAATGAATATACAAAAAAAGGACCAGTGCCTTTTGCTGGAAGTCGTAGACAACGGAACCGGCATACATCCAGATGATTTGCCCTATGTTTTTGATAGATTTTACCAATCGGGACAATTAAATTACAAGGCAGAAGGAGGGACAGGTATTGGTCTCGCTTTATCCATGGAACTAGCTCACTTGATGCAGGCTAAATTGTGGGTTCAGAGCGACTATGGCAAGGGCGCTCATTTCTTTCTGGAAATACCTTATCAAGAGGCAAACCCATCACCGGCGGAAATGGTTATTCCCGCAGAGCGAAAGGAATGGGCGGGGTTTTCCACCAATGAATTGTTAAGCGCAAGTGCTCCATCAAGTTCCGCGAAAAGGCAAAAGGTATTGGTCGTAGAGGATAACCAGGATATGCAATTATACCTAAAGGTAATCTTGGAACCTCATTTTCAGCTTGTATTAGCCAAAAATGGGGAAGAGGCTTTGCTGGTACTCGAAGATAATGCCTCCGCTGAGATTGATTTGATTATTTCAGATGTAATGATGCCGGTAATGGATGGCTTTACCTTACTTCAGGAACTCAAGCGTCATGCCAAATGGCAACTTATTCCCGTTATCATGCTGACTGCGAGGGCTGCTGAAGAAGATCGAATGGCGGCGCTCAGGGTTGGCGTTGATGACTACATACTAAAGCCGTTTCAACCAGAAGAATTACTGATCAGAAGTCAAAATATTTTAAAAAACGATCAAGTCCGAAAAAAATACTTGCAGTCTCTTGCTGTTTTAACGACCGTTGCAGCATCAGATCAAGTTGAATCAACACTGCAAAAACAGATAGCCCCCCCAGGGCTATCCCCCCAGAATGACGCTATTTGGTTAGCCAAACTAAAAGAAAACGTAAAACAACACCTTCATTCATTTGATTTTAACATCGATGAACTGGCTTATCAGCTTGCCATTAGCCGAAGGCACCTCAGCCGAAAAGTGAAAAGCCTGACAGGCCTGACGGTCAATCAGTACATTCAGGAAATCCGCTTGCAAGAGGCACGACATTTGCTGGAATCCGAAGCTATCACTTCTGTGAAAGCGGTAGCCTATCGTTTGGGAATGAAGGACGTAAAGTATTTTTCGAAGTTGTATATCCAAAGATTTGGAAAGCGACCATCAGATTTTTTATAA
- a CDS encoding zinc-dependent metalloprotease translates to MKNLIAILSLLLVFSMPLLGQKKELPDIATKTEGMKPYEGYFKYYWDEKEGKIWLEVDRFDTEFLYVNSLSAGIGSNDIGLDRNQLGDSRIVSFMRVGPKVLMMQPNYDYRAISDNPDERQSVADAFARSVLWGGKVEAATGDKVLLDITPLLMTDAHDVAGRLKSSKEGTYKIDAGRSVIYLDRTKNFPKNSEFEAILTFTGEPQGRNLRSVTPSSDAVTVRLHHSFVELPDANYKPRIYHPGSGYGALTYSDYATPISQSLEKRFIRRHRLEKKDPNAAVSEAVEPIIYYLDRGAPEPIRSALIEGASWWNQAYEAAGFKNAFQVKLLPEGADPLDVRYNLINWVHRSTRGWSYGSSVTDPRTGEIIKGHVLLGSLRVRQDFLIAQGLVAAYEKGETPDPRLEEMALARLRQLSAHEVGHTLGIMHNFASSVNNRASVMDYPHPYISMKRDGTMDFSKAYEVGIGDWDKRTIIYGYKEFPKGTDEQKELDKIIQENINMGFHYITDQDARAPSGANPLGHLWDNGVTAVGELQRMSKIRAEGLARFSEKNIPPGAPMGTLEGVLVPLYLMHRYQVEAVSKVIGGVNYTYASRGDGQVVNQMVEPAIQKQALSALLTTLDPAFLQVPDHIVKLIPPQPPGYRRDRELFKIHTGLTFDPLGAAESAADYTLTFLLNPARLTRLIEQKTYAADQLSVFDILGQLQETTKEGIGAPSIHNELKRIVRKLFLHHLMALAADDNVMSQVKAAAWLYLDEIKKEAEATFKTTNSPESKAHCLYQMQQIEIFEESPGSFKVPSAPALPDGSPIGCGE, encoded by the coding sequence ATGAAAAATCTAATTGCTATACTAAGTCTTTTACTAGTCTTTAGTATGCCCCTTTTGGGACAAAAAAAGGAGTTGCCGGATATTGCGACCAAGACAGAAGGCATGAAGCCTTACGAAGGATACTTTAAGTATTATTGGGATGAAAAAGAAGGCAAAATTTGGCTGGAAGTGGATCGCTTTGACACCGAATTCTTATATGTCAATTCCCTCTCCGCCGGTATTGGTTCCAACGATATAGGGTTGGACCGCAATCAATTGGGTGATAGCCGTATTGTTTCCTTTATGCGGGTAGGGCCCAAGGTGTTGATGATGCAACCTAATTACGATTATCGGGCCATCAGTGATAACCCCGACGAGCGCCAGTCCGTTGCCGATGCTTTTGCGCGATCTGTTCTATGGGGTGGCAAAGTAGAAGCAGCAACTGGTGACAAAGTGTTGCTGGACATTACCCCTTTGCTGATGACTGATGCACATGATGTGGCTGGCCGACTGAAATCAAGCAAAGAAGGGACCTATAAAATAGATGCAGGGCGTTCGGTGATCTATCTGGATCGGACGAAGAATTTCCCCAAAAACTCGGAATTCGAGGCTATCCTAACCTTTACCGGAGAACCACAAGGGCGAAATTTACGCTCCGTTACTCCCTCAAGTGATGCGGTGACCGTAAGGCTGCACCATTCTTTCGTCGAATTGCCTGACGCTAACTATAAACCTCGGATATATCACCCTGGTAGCGGTTATGGTGCCTTGACTTATAGCGATTATGCTACTCCCATTAGCCAATCATTGGAAAAGCGTTTTATCAGAAGACATCGACTGGAGAAAAAAGACCCCAATGCTGCCGTTAGTGAAGCCGTTGAGCCGATCATTTATTACCTTGATCGGGGCGCTCCGGAGCCTATTCGATCTGCATTAATAGAAGGGGCTTCGTGGTGGAACCAGGCCTACGAAGCGGCAGGTTTCAAAAATGCTTTTCAAGTGAAATTATTACCTGAAGGGGCCGATCCGCTGGATGTGCGCTATAACCTTATCAACTGGGTGCACCGTTCTACCCGCGGATGGTCTTATGGCAGCTCGGTAACGGATCCCAGAACGGGCGAAATCATCAAAGGACATGTTTTGCTTGGATCACTACGGGTGCGGCAAGACTTCCTCATCGCACAAGGATTAGTGGCTGCTTATGAAAAAGGGGAAACGCCAGATCCGCGACTCGAGGAAATGGCCCTGGCGCGTCTTCGCCAACTGTCTGCGCACGAGGTAGGGCATACCCTTGGCATTATGCACAACTTTGCTTCCAGCGTGAATAATCGCGCCTCGGTAATGGATTATCCCCACCCCTATATTTCGATGAAAAGAGATGGAACTATGGATTTTTCCAAGGCCTATGAAGTGGGGATTGGCGATTGGGATAAACGAACGATTATCTATGGCTACAAAGAATTTCCGAAAGGAACCGATGAACAAAAGGAGCTGGATAAAATTATTCAGGAAAACATCAATATGGGATTCCATTATATTACAGACCAGGACGCGCGCGCTCCATCGGGTGCCAATCCGTTGGGACATTTGTGGGATAATGGCGTTACCGCAGTAGGAGAGTTACAACGCATGAGTAAAATCAGAGCAGAGGGGTTGGCTAGATTTAGTGAGAAAAATATTCCCCCTGGCGCACCTATGGGTACTTTGGAGGGTGTTTTAGTGCCTTTGTACCTCATGCACCGCTATCAGGTAGAGGCGGTCTCCAAGGTCATCGGTGGGGTCAATTATACCTATGCCTCCAGAGGCGATGGCCAGGTGGTGAATCAAATGGTTGAACCTGCTATACAGAAGCAGGCTTTATCTGCCTTGTTAACAACCCTGGATCCTGCTTTTTTGCAAGTACCAGATCATATTGTGAAACTGATTCCACCACAACCACCTGGGTACCGGCGAGATCGAGAGTTGTTTAAAATTCATACTGGCTTGACTTTTGATCCCTTGGGCGCTGCTGAAAGCGCTGCGGATTACACCTTGACCTTTTTGCTCAATCCAGCACGCCTCACCCGGTTAATTGAGCAAAAAACCTATGCAGCCGACCAATTATCCGTTTTTGATATTTTGGGACAATTACAAGAAACCACCAAAGAAGGGATAGGCGCACCCTCCATCCACAACGAACTAAAACGGATTGTCCGTAAACTATTCCTACACCATTTGATGGCATTAGCAGCTGACGATAATGTTATGTCTCAGGTGAAGGCGGCAGCCTGGTTGTACTTGGATGAAATCAAAAAAGAGGCAGAGGCTACTTTCAAAACGACAAACAGCCCTGAAAGCAAAGCCCATTGTCTTTACCAAATGCAGCAGATTGAAATTTTTGAAGAAAGCCCTGGAAGCTTTAAAGTCCCCAGTGCTCCTGCTTTGCCAGATGGGTCACCTATCGGTTGCGGTGAATGA